Proteins found in one Amphiura filiformis chromosome 14, Afil_fr2py, whole genome shotgun sequence genomic segment:
- the LOC140169067 gene encoding uncharacterized protein, whose amino-acid sequence MDKAEQQWEEFWAANGNRYSRIDIERWHADIANIAEDNSDLSDETDTGSAAEFFFVSQRLKENKSLGTYTTSSSDRLSHLTGTHLHFSEARKHTADKQMLLQRKEDMLKILQDSVPFLSEEEFLKKARSRLQTRNSVPSNRRLRLPAMA is encoded by the exons ATGGATAAAGCTGAGCAGCAGTGGGAGGAATTTTGGGCTGCCAATGGAAACAGATACAGCAGGATAGATATTGAAAGATGGCATGCTGATATTGCCAATATAGCTGAAG ATAATTCCGATCTCTCAGATGAAACTGACACTGGCAGTGCCGCTGAGTTTTTCTTTGTATCACAGAGGTTGAAAGAAAATAAATCACTCGGCACATACACAACATCGTCAAGTGACAGGTTATCTCACTTGACAGGAACACACCTGCATTTCTCGGAAGCAAGAAAGCATACTGCAGATAAGCAAATGCTGCTTCAGAGGAAAGAAGACATGTTGAAAATCCTGCAAGACAGTGTTCCATTTCTTTCTGAGGAGGAGTTTTTGAAGAAGGCCAGAAGCAGGCTGCAGACCAGAAATAGCGTACCCTCCAACAGGAGATTGAGGTTACCTGCTATGGCATAG